The following are from one region of the Variovorax sp. V213 genome:
- the acpS gene encoding holo-ACP synthase has product MIYGIGTDICDLRRIAATFERQGERFAQRVLSDAELAVWKARSERWPKRGLSYLATRFSAKEAFSKAIGLGMHMPMSWRLCEIANLRSGKPVIVLHGELKEWFEAKGLTAHVTVTDETEYAASFVVVEYKNEA; this is encoded by the coding sequence ATGATCTACGGCATCGGTACCGACATCTGCGACCTCCGGCGCATCGCCGCAACGTTCGAGCGGCAGGGCGAGCGCTTTGCCCAACGGGTGCTGAGCGACGCCGAGCTCGCGGTCTGGAAGGCCCGCAGCGAGCGCTGGCCCAAGCGAGGCCTGAGCTATCTCGCCACCCGTTTTTCCGCCAAGGAGGCGTTCAGCAAGGCCATCGGCCTCGGCATGCACATGCCGATGAGCTGGCGGCTGTGCGAGATCGCGAACCTGCGCAGCGGCAAGCCGGTCATCGTGCTGCACGGGGAGCTCAAGGAGTGGTTCGAGGCCAAGGGCCTCACGGCCCATGTCACGGTGACCGACGAAACCGAATATGCCGCGAGTTTCGTGGTGGTCGAATACAAGAACGAGGCATGA
- a CDS encoding pyridoxine 5'-phosphate synthase produces the protein MSTTSGHSATTSLSVNLNKVALVRNTRALGIPSVLVAANACLAAGAQGITVHPRPDARHIRAHDVSDLAALLAKDWPAIEFNIEGNPFHNLMDFVRELKPHQATFVPDSETQSTSDHGWSFPEDAERLRPLIAEARALGVRVSLFMDPIPEMMAAAKEVGADRVELYTEGYAASRGTPNEQAVLARYVEAARAAQAAGLGVNAGHDLSRENLTAFLRAVRGVQEVSIGHAFIADALELGYAATTREYLHCIEEAQ, from the coding sequence ATGAGCACAACGTCCGGCCATTCCGCCACCACCTCGCTGTCCGTCAACCTGAACAAGGTGGCCCTGGTGCGCAACACGCGCGCCCTCGGCATTCCGAGCGTGCTTGTCGCCGCCAACGCCTGCCTCGCGGCCGGGGCGCAGGGCATCACGGTGCATCCGCGGCCCGATGCGCGTCATATCCGTGCGCACGACGTGAGCGACCTTGCCGCGCTGCTGGCCAAAGACTGGCCGGCGATCGAATTCAACATCGAAGGCAACCCGTTCCACAACCTGATGGACTTCGTGCGCGAGCTGAAGCCGCATCAGGCCACCTTCGTGCCCGACAGCGAAACCCAGTCGACCAGCGACCATGGCTGGAGCTTCCCCGAAGACGCCGAGCGCCTGCGCCCCTTGATTGCCGAGGCCAGGGCGCTGGGCGTGCGCGTGAGCCTGTTCATGGACCCCATTCCGGAAATGATGGCTGCGGCCAAGGAAGTGGGCGCGGACCGCGTCGAGCTGTACACCGAGGGCTATGCCGCATCGCGCGGCACGCCGAACGAGCAGGCCGTGCTCGCGCGTTATGTCGAAGCGGCGCGCGCGGCGCAGGCGGCGGGCCTTGGCGTCAATGCGGGCCACGACCTGAGCCGCGAGAACCTCACCGCGTTCCTGCGCGCCGTGCGTGGCGTCCAGGAAGTCTCGATCGGCCACGCCTTCATTGCCGATGCGCTCGAGCTCGGCTATGCCGCCACGACACGGGAGTATCTGCACTGCATCGAAGAGGCGCAGTGA
- the recO gene encoding DNA repair protein RecO, translated as MATAHRVSHEPAYVLHRYDWSESSLILEVFTRHRGRIALVAKGAKRPSSNFRPVLLPLQPLQLNYGGDAEIRTLKGAEWMGGHVMPTGEALLSGYYVNELLLRLLARDDAHEALFDAYAGVVQVLASEHAGAQAATHAAALRAFELLLLREVGLLPSLDVQTLTLEPLAADARYSLVPEAGLRLAGEDEAALAGADWQSLQGVLDDRAPFTATLREIATMNAGSNSALRNQLRTLLNYHCGVSTLRTRQMMRDLQAL; from the coding sequence GTGGCGACTGCCCACCGCGTTTCGCACGAACCGGCGTATGTGCTCCATCGCTACGACTGGAGCGAATCGAGCCTGATCCTGGAGGTCTTCACCCGGCACCGCGGGCGCATTGCGCTGGTGGCCAAGGGGGCGAAGCGGCCGAGTTCCAATTTCAGGCCGGTGCTGCTGCCGCTGCAGCCGCTGCAGCTCAACTATGGCGGCGACGCCGAGATCCGCACGCTCAAGGGCGCCGAGTGGATGGGCGGCCATGTCATGCCGACCGGTGAGGCGCTGCTTTCGGGCTACTACGTCAACGAACTGCTGCTGCGCCTCCTGGCACGGGACGATGCGCATGAAGCCCTGTTCGATGCCTATGCGGGCGTAGTGCAGGTGCTGGCCAGCGAGCACGCTGGCGCGCAGGCAGCCACCCACGCCGCCGCGCTGCGCGCCTTCGAATTGCTGCTGCTGCGCGAAGTGGGTCTCCTGCCCTCGCTCGACGTGCAGACCCTCACGCTCGAGCCGCTGGCCGCCGACGCCCGCTACAGCCTGGTGCCGGAAGCCGGCTTGCGGCTGGCGGGCGAGGACGAGGCCGCGCTGGCGGGCGCCGACTGGCAGTCGTTGCAGGGCGTGCTGGACGACCGCGCGCCGTTCACCGCCACGCTGCGCGAGATCGCGACCATGAACGCCGGCAGCAACAGTGCCCTCAGGAACCAGCTGCGCACCTTGCTCAACTACCATTGCGGTGTGTCCACGCTGCGCACGCGGCAGATGATGAGAGATTTGCAAGCCCTATGA
- the era gene encoding GTPase Era, with protein sequence MNDAINSAANPEDAAGDTATTGPQHCGLVAIVGKPNVGKSTLLNALVGQKISITSRKAQTTRHRITGMRTIGATQFVFVDTPGFQTLHANALNKSLNKTVQGAVGDVDLILFVVEAGSFTPADERVLKLLGKGIPTVLLANKLDNVHRRGDIAPWLQTMQAKHPFAEFVPMSAKNPKDVERLFGICEKYLPEQPWFYAEDELTDRSEKFLAGELVREKLFRLTGDELPYTSTVIIDKFEEEPPQKKGQKRLLRIAATIVVERDGHKAMVIGDKGERIKRIGMETRVELEKLADAKVFLELWVKVRSGWADDEARVRSFGYE encoded by the coding sequence ATGAACGACGCTATAAATTCAGCAGCAAACCCCGAAGACGCAGCGGGCGATACGGCTACGACCGGGCCCCAGCACTGCGGTCTGGTGGCCATTGTCGGCAAGCCCAACGTGGGCAAGTCGACGCTGCTCAACGCGCTGGTGGGCCAGAAGATCAGCATCACCTCGCGCAAGGCGCAGACCACGCGGCACCGGATCACGGGCATGCGCACCATCGGCGCGACACAGTTCGTGTTTGTCGATACGCCGGGTTTCCAGACCTTGCACGCCAACGCGCTGAACAAGTCGCTCAACAAGACCGTGCAGGGCGCGGTCGGCGACGTGGACCTGATTCTTTTCGTGGTCGAGGCGGGCAGCTTCACGCCCGCGGACGAGCGGGTGCTCAAGCTGCTCGGCAAGGGCATTCCGACCGTGCTCCTGGCCAACAAGCTCGACAACGTGCACCGCCGCGGCGATATCGCGCCCTGGCTGCAGACCATGCAGGCGAAGCACCCCTTCGCCGAGTTCGTGCCGATGTCGGCCAAGAATCCCAAGGACGTCGAGCGCCTGTTCGGCATCTGCGAAAAATACCTGCCCGAGCAGCCCTGGTTCTACGCCGAGGACGAGCTCACCGACCGCAGCGAGAAATTCCTCGCGGGCGAGCTGGTGCGCGAAAAGCTGTTCCGCCTGACCGGCGACGAACTGCCCTATACCTCGACCGTGATCATCGACAAGTTCGAGGAAGAGCCGCCGCAGAAGAAGGGCCAGAAGCGCCTGCTGCGCATTGCCGCCACCATCGTGGTGGAGCGCGACGGCCACAAGGCCATGGTGATCGGCGACAAGGGCGAGCGCATCAAGCGCATCGGCATGGAAACCCGCGTCGAACTCGAAAAGCTGGCCGACGCCAAGGTTTTTCTCGAGCTGTGGGTGAAGGTGCGCTCCGGCTGGGCCGACGACGAGGCCCGCGTGCGCTCGTTCGGTTACGAATGA
- the rnc gene encoding ribonuclease III translates to MDGSLAALQERLKHSFSDPRLLQLALTHRSFSADHNERLEFLGDSVLNLAVSHLLYTRLSALPEGDLSRVRANLVKQDTLHRLALELQLSPLLRLGEGEARSGGPNRPSILADALEALIGAVYLDAGFAAAEALVRRLYESVEINPRMDAVAKDPKTELQEWLQGHKMKLPVYRVAATLGAAHKQTFDVECEVPELGLRERGIGGSRRAGEQAAAAAMLIRLKARGAA, encoded by the coding sequence GTGGACGGCAGCCTCGCAGCGCTGCAGGAGCGCCTCAAGCATTCGTTCTCCGACCCGCGGCTGCTCCAGCTCGCGCTCACGCACCGCAGTTTTTCGGCTGACCACAACGAGCGCCTCGAGTTCCTCGGCGACTCGGTGCTCAATCTCGCGGTCTCGCACCTGCTTTACACGCGCCTCTCGGCCCTGCCCGAAGGCGACCTCTCGCGCGTGCGGGCCAACCTGGTCAAGCAGGACACCCTGCATCGCCTGGCGCTGGAGCTGCAGCTGTCGCCCTTGCTTCGGCTCGGGGAGGGCGAGGCGCGCTCGGGCGGGCCCAACCGGCCTTCGATCCTGGCCGATGCGCTCGAAGCGCTGATCGGCGCGGTCTACCTCGACGCGGGCTTTGCGGCCGCGGAGGCGCTGGTGCGCCGGCTCTACGAGTCGGTCGAGATCAATCCGCGCATGGATGCGGTCGCCAAGGATCCGAAGACCGAATTGCAGGAATGGCTCCAGGGCCACAAAATGAAGTTGCCGGTGTACCGCGTGGCGGCGACGCTCGGCGCCGCGCACAAACAGACTTTCGATGTCGAGTGCGAGGTGCCCGAGCTGGGCCTGCGCGAACGCGGCATCGGTGGCTCGCGACGCGCCGGCGAGCAGGCTGCCGCGGCAGCCATGTTGATCCGGCTCAAGGCACGCGGAGCCGCGTGA
- a CDS encoding DUF4845 domain-containing protein produces MRANRSIRSRAAHQRGISFIGLVFVAVVLGCLGVVVAQVIPTLIEYQAIDKAANKAKEGTTVPEVRAIFDRAQAIDDFKSVSGKDLDIKKVGDKVVVSYAYEREIPLFGPAYLVLKYKGETR; encoded by the coding sequence ATGAGAGCTAATCGGTCCATCCGCAGCAGGGCCGCGCACCAGCGCGGCATCTCGTTCATCGGCCTGGTGTTTGTCGCCGTGGTGCTGGGTTGCCTGGGCGTCGTCGTCGCGCAGGTCATCCCGACACTGATCGAATACCAGGCCATCGACAAGGCCGCCAACAAGGCCAAGGAAGGCACCACCGTGCCCGAAGTGCGCGCCATCTTCGACCGGGCGCAGGCCATCGACGACTTCAAGTCGGTCTCCGGCAAGGACCTGGACATCAAGAAGGTCGGCGACAAGGTCGTCGTGTCGTATGCGTACGAGCGGGAAATTCCCTTGTTCGGGCCGGCCTACCTGGTGCTCAAGTACAAAGGCGAGACCCGCTGA
- the lepB gene encoding signal peptidase I, translating into MAFITTLVLAAFAGYVGAWYSGAIEGNFALLLFLATVVTGLYWLAERFFFLPRRERAAAALESSLSERNARLAGQGITQVDTVDAKASERLLMQPWWLDWTAGLFPVILVVFLLRSFLYEPFKIPSGSMMPTLLTGDLILVNKFTYGLRLPVINTKITDGTPLARGDVVVFRYPPKPSMDYIKRVVGIPGDEVAYLNKKLTINGQPVSKSSMPDYLDSDSMRLLKQFNEDLGGKQHRLLNDDAGPAFVQGASDFPFRENCRYSVEGVVCKVPAGNYFMMGDNRDNSADSRFWGFVPDKNIVGRAFFVWMNFGDLGRIGPFQ; encoded by the coding sequence ATGGCATTCATCACTACTTTGGTCCTCGCGGCCTTTGCCGGCTACGTCGGTGCCTGGTACTCTGGCGCCATCGAAGGCAACTTCGCGCTGCTGCTGTTTCTGGCCACGGTGGTCACCGGGCTCTACTGGCTGGCCGAGCGTTTCTTTTTCCTGCCCCGGCGGGAGCGCGCCGCCGCCGCGCTCGAATCCTCGCTGAGCGAGCGCAACGCGCGCCTGGCCGGCCAGGGCATTACGCAAGTCGACACGGTCGATGCCAAGGCCAGCGAGCGCCTGCTGATGCAGCCGTGGTGGCTCGACTGGACGGCGGGGCTGTTCCCGGTCATCCTGGTGGTGTTCCTGCTTCGCTCGTTCCTCTACGAGCCCTTCAAGATTCCATCGGGTTCGATGATGCCGACGCTGCTGACCGGCGACCTGATCCTGGTCAACAAGTTCACCTACGGCCTGCGCCTGCCGGTCATCAACACCAAGATCACCGACGGCACGCCGCTGGCGCGCGGCGACGTGGTGGTGTTCCGCTATCCGCCCAAGCCGAGCATGGACTACATCAAGCGCGTGGTCGGCATTCCCGGCGACGAGGTGGCCTATCTGAACAAGAAGCTCACCATCAACGGGCAGCCGGTCTCCAAGTCCTCGATGCCGGACTACCTCGACAGCGATTCGATGCGCCTGCTCAAGCAGTTCAACGAAGACCTCGGCGGCAAGCAGCACAGGCTGCTCAACGACGATGCCGGCCCGGCCTTCGTCCAGGGCGCCTCCGACTTTCCGTTCCGCGAAAACTGCCGCTACTCCGTTGAAGGCGTGGTTTGCAAGGTGCCCGCCGGCAACTACTTCATGATGGGCGACAACCGCGATAATTCGGCGGACTCGCGTTTCTGGGGTTTCGTGCCGGACAAGAACATCGTAGGCAGGGCATTCTTCGTCTGGATGAACTTCGGCGACCTGGGTCGCATCGGTCCATTCCAATAA
- the lepA gene encoding translation elongation factor 4 yields the protein MNHIRNFSIIAHIDHGKSTLADRLIQRCGGLAEREMEAQVLDSMDIEKERGITIKAQTAALHYKALDGQVYNLNLIDTPGHVDFSYEVSRSLSACEGALLVVDASQGVEAQTVANCYTALDLGVEVVPVLNKMDLPNADPDNARTEIEDVIGIDATDAIPCSAKTGLGIDEILEAIVHKMPAPRGNPDGPLRAMIVDSWFDPYVGVVMLVRVVDGRLVKGERIKMMASGAMYNADNVGVFTPANEPRASLEAGEVGYIIAGIKELQAAKVGDTVTLIKPGTGGAAATATEALPGFKEIQPQVFAGLYPTEASEYDSLRDALEKLKLNDSSLRYEPEVSQALGFGFRCGFLGLLHMEIVQERLEREFDQDLITTAPSVVYQVVRSDGEVIMVENPSKMPDVGKMSEIREPIVTVHLYMPQEYVGAVMTLANQKRGVQMNMAYHGRQVMLTYEMPLGEIVLDFFDKLKSVSRGYASMDYEFKEYRASDVVKVDILLNGEKVDALSIIVHRSQSQYRGRAVVSKMREIISRQMFDVAIQAAIGVNIIARETIKALRKNVLAKCYGGDITRKKKLLEKQKAGKKRMKQIGSVEVPQEAFLAILQVED from the coding sequence ATGAATCACATCAGAAATTTTTCGATCATTGCGCACATCGATCACGGCAAGTCGACGCTCGCAGACCGTTTGATCCAGCGTTGCGGCGGTCTCGCTGAACGCGAGATGGAAGCGCAGGTGCTCGACTCGATGGACATCGAAAAAGAGCGTGGGATAACCATCAAGGCGCAGACCGCTGCGCTGCACTACAAGGCACTCGATGGACAGGTCTACAACCTCAATCTGATCGACACGCCGGGCCACGTCGACTTCTCTTATGAAGTGAGCCGTTCGTTGTCGGCATGCGAAGGTGCGTTGCTCGTCGTCGATGCATCGCAAGGCGTCGAAGCGCAGACAGTGGCCAACTGCTACACCGCACTCGACCTCGGCGTTGAAGTGGTGCCCGTGCTCAACAAGATGGATTTGCCGAATGCGGATCCCGACAACGCGCGCACCGAAATCGAAGACGTGATCGGCATCGACGCAACCGACGCGATTCCGTGTTCCGCGAAGACCGGCCTCGGCATCGACGAGATTCTCGAGGCCATCGTGCACAAGATGCCCGCGCCGCGCGGCAATCCCGATGGTCCGCTGCGCGCGATGATCGTCGACAGCTGGTTCGATCCCTACGTCGGCGTGGTCATGCTGGTGCGCGTGGTCGACGGGCGGCTGGTGAAGGGCGAGCGCATCAAGATGATGGCGTCCGGCGCCATGTACAACGCCGACAACGTCGGCGTCTTCACGCCCGCCAACGAACCGCGCGCGTCGCTCGAGGCGGGCGAGGTGGGCTACATCATCGCGGGCATCAAGGAGCTGCAGGCCGCCAAGGTCGGCGACACCGTGACGCTGATCAAGCCGGGTACGGGCGGTGCGGCCGCCACGGCGACGGAAGCGCTGCCGGGCTTCAAGGAAATCCAGCCGCAGGTGTTTGCCGGCCTCTACCCGACCGAAGCCAGCGAGTACGACTCGCTGCGCGACGCGCTCGAAAAGCTCAAGCTCAACGATTCGTCGCTGCGCTACGAGCCCGAGGTGAGCCAGGCGCTCGGCTTCGGCTTCCGCTGCGGCTTTCTCGGCCTGCTGCACATGGAGATCGTGCAGGAGCGCCTGGAACGCGAGTTCGACCAGGACCTGATCACGACCGCGCCGAGCGTGGTCTATCAAGTGGTGCGCAGCGACGGCGAAGTCATCATGGTCGAAAATCCGTCCAAGATGCCCGACGTCGGCAAGATGAGCGAGATTCGCGAGCCGATCGTCACCGTGCACCTCTACATGCCGCAGGAATACGTCGGCGCCGTCATGACGCTGGCCAACCAGAAGCGCGGCGTGCAAATGAACATGGCCTACCACGGCCGCCAGGTCATGCTGACCTACGAAATGCCGCTCGGCGAGATCGTGCTTGACTTCTTCGACAAGCTGAAATCGGTCAGCCGGGGCTATGCCTCCATGGACTACGAGTTCAAGGAGTACCGCGCGTCCGACGTGGTCAAGGTCGACATCCTGCTGAACGGCGAGAAGGTCGATGCGCTCTCCATCATCGTGCACCGCAGCCAGTCGCAGTACCGCGGCCGGGCGGTGGTGTCGAAGATGCGCGAGATCATTTCGCGCCAGATGTTCGACGTCGCCATCCAGGCGGCCATCGGGGTCAACATCATTGCGCGTGAGACAATCAAGGCGCTGCGCAAGAACGTTCTTGCCAAGTGCTACGGCGGCGACATCACCCGCAAGAAGAAGCTGCTCGAGAAGCAGAAAGCGGGCAAGAAAAGAATGAAGCAGATCGGCTCGGTCGAGGTCCCGCAAGAGGCCTTCCTCGCGATTCTGCAGGTCGAAGACTGA
- a CDS encoding DegQ family serine endoprotease has translation MMFKVEGHKLRSYLFAFGVACAAATGFLPATPAMAQTPQARGLPDFADLVEQVGPAVVGIRTVEKVSTRSGSGGEMDEEMQEFFRRFFGQPLPGNPRPGPRPNRPQQPQEEERPRGVGSGFILSADGYVMTNAHVIEDASEILVTLTDKREFKAKLIGADKRSDVAVVKIEATSLPVVKVGDISKLRVGEWVMAIGSPFGLENTVTAGIVSAKQRDTGDLVPLIQTDVAINPGNSGGPLINLRGEVVGINSQIYSRSGGYMGISFSIPIDEAIRVSDQLRATGRVSRGLIGVTIGTVSKDVAESIGLGKARGALVNSVVPGSAADKAGVREGDIITKYGDKVIETPSDLSRSVASTKPGVKSTLTLFRNGASRELAITVAEGDPEAKPAGKRQQDREEPQAKPSSAASKSLGLVVGDLTDAQKKELKVRGVRIEAATDAAAKAGLREGDVILSVGNIEVSSVKEFESAIAKADKNKPLSVLFRRGEWAQYALIRPAR, from the coding sequence ATGATGTTCAAAGTCGAGGGACACAAGCTTCGTTCCTATCTCTTCGCATTCGGCGTGGCCTGCGCGGCTGCCACGGGCTTCCTGCCGGCAACGCCTGCCATGGCACAGACGCCGCAGGCGCGCGGATTGCCCGATTTCGCCGATCTGGTCGAGCAGGTGGGGCCCGCGGTGGTCGGGATTCGGACCGTCGAAAAGGTTTCCACGCGCAGCGGAAGCGGCGGGGAAATGGACGAGGAGATGCAGGAGTTCTTCAGGCGCTTCTTCGGCCAGCCGTTGCCCGGCAACCCGCGTCCGGGCCCGCGTCCGAACCGGCCGCAGCAGCCCCAGGAGGAAGAGCGTCCGCGCGGCGTGGGCTCGGGCTTCATCCTGTCCGCCGACGGCTATGTCATGACCAATGCCCACGTGATCGAGGACGCTTCCGAGATCCTCGTCACGCTGACTGACAAGCGCGAGTTCAAGGCCAAGCTGATCGGCGCCGACAAGCGCAGCGACGTCGCCGTGGTGAAGATCGAGGCGACCAGCCTGCCGGTGGTGAAGGTCGGGGACATCTCGAAGCTGCGCGTCGGCGAATGGGTCATGGCAATCGGCTCGCCCTTCGGCCTCGAGAACACCGTGACCGCGGGCATCGTGAGCGCGAAGCAGCGCGACACTGGCGACCTGGTGCCGTTGATCCAGACCGACGTTGCCATCAACCCCGGCAACTCGGGCGGGCCGCTGATCAACCTGCGCGGAGAAGTGGTCGGCATCAACAGCCAGATCTATTCGCGCTCGGGCGGCTACATGGGCATCTCTTTCTCGATCCCGATCGATGAAGCCATCCGCGTGAGCGACCAGCTGCGCGCCACCGGGCGTGTGTCGCGCGGCCTGATCGGCGTGACCATCGGCACAGTTTCCAAGGACGTGGCCGAATCGATCGGCCTGGGCAAGGCCCGCGGCGCGCTCGTGAACAGCGTGGTGCCGGGTTCTGCGGCCGACAAGGCCGGCGTGCGCGAAGGCGACATCATCACCAAGTACGGCGACAAGGTCATCGAGACGCCGAGCGACCTGTCGCGCTCGGTGGCCAGCACCAAGCCCGGCGTCAAGAGCACGCTGACCCTGTTCCGCAACGGCGCTTCGCGCGAACTCGCCATCACCGTGGCCGAAGGCGACCCCGAAGCCAAGCCGGCCGGCAAGCGCCAGCAGGATCGTGAAGAGCCTCAGGCCAAGCCGTCGTCCGCGGCCAGCAAGTCGCTCGGCCTGGTGGTCGGCGACCTCACCGACGCCCAGAAGAAGGAACTCAAGGTGCGTGGCGTGCGCATCGAGGCAGCGACCGATGCGGCCGCCAAGGCCGGGCTGCGCGAGGGCGACGTGATTCTCTCGGTCGGCAACATCGAAGTCTCGAGCGTCAAGGAGTTCGAGTCCGCGATTGCCAAGGCCGACAAGAACAAGCCGCTCAGCGTGCTGTTCCGACGCGGGGAGTGGGCGCAATATGCCCTGATCCGACCCGCACGCTGA
- a CDS encoding MucB/RseB C-terminal domain-containing protein, with amino-acid sequence MQIAAGQTRPGSANARSPVSVQGGDAPPAMGVVEWLQRMHTGARQRNYVGTFVVSAAGGDLSSARIWHVRDGDMQIERIEALSGPPRSTFRRNHHVMTFLPEAKVVKVEKRENLDLFPNLPDKPDSSIGDFYDVRAIGKDRVAGFDADVVQLVPHDGLRFGYRIWSERRSGLVMKLQTIDSDSRVVEQSAFSELQLDAPVKAQALAQMMANTGGYRIEKLELERTNAQDEGWVLKSPVAGFKPRSFYRRPVGSDKSGQDRTVQWTFSDGLASVSLFIERYDEKRAPRDGVLTIGATNAIRRRLPEPANDWWLTAVGEVPQQTLNAFAQSLARTR; translated from the coding sequence GTGCAGATCGCGGCGGGGCAGACCCGGCCGGGGTCGGCCAATGCCAGGAGTCCGGTCTCGGTACAGGGCGGCGATGCGCCACCCGCGATGGGCGTCGTGGAGTGGCTGCAGCGCATGCACACGGGGGCGCGGCAGCGAAATTACGTCGGCACCTTCGTGGTATCGGCGGCGGGCGGCGATCTGTCGAGCGCACGCATCTGGCATGTGCGCGACGGCGATATGCAGATCGAACGCATCGAAGCCCTGTCGGGCCCGCCACGCTCCACATTCAGGCGTAACCACCACGTGATGACCTTCCTGCCCGAGGCGAAGGTCGTGAAGGTCGAGAAGCGCGAGAACCTCGATCTCTTTCCCAATCTCCCCGATAAGCCCGATTCGTCAATCGGCGACTTTTACGATGTCCGTGCCATTGGCAAGGACCGTGTGGCCGGTTTCGATGCCGACGTGGTGCAGCTGGTGCCGCATGACGGGCTTCGCTTCGGATATCGCATCTGGAGCGAGCGCCGCTCCGGCCTGGTGATGAAGCTGCAGACCATCGACAGCGACTCCCGCGTGGTCGAGCAGTCGGCGTTTTCCGAGTTGCAGCTGGATGCACCGGTCAAGGCGCAGGCACTCGCCCAGATGATGGCCAATACCGGCGGCTATCGCATCGAGAAGCTGGAGCTGGAGCGCACCAATGCGCAGGACGAGGGCTGGGTGCTCAAGTCGCCCGTGGCCGGTTTCAAGCCGCGCAGCTTCTACCGCCGGCCGGTTGGCAGCGACAAGAGCGGGCAGGATCGGACCGTTCAGTGGACCTTCTCCGATGGCCTTGCCTCGGTGTCGCTTTTCATCGAGCGATACGATGAGAAACGCGCGCCCCGGGACGGCGTGCTCACAATCGGTGCAACCAACGCCATTCGCCGGCGATTGCCCGAGCCGGCGAACGATTGGTGGCTGACCGCAGTGGGCGAAGTGCCGCAGCAGACGCTCAACGCGTTTGCGCAAAGCCTCGCGCGCACACGCTGA
- a CDS encoding sigma-E factor negative regulatory protein, whose translation MNQTMTVREQVSALADGHLQGEDFARAIEAVCADDEAHRAWRAYHVVGDVLRAGAHSPCSDGNAFLVRLQQRLAAEPVAAAAPVVAPAQVSVHAVRHKADAANEPVFRWKLVAGAASLVAVAAISWTLVGNGAAVPSQGAQMAVQQQPAANSVLAAAATGNQSPAAAPLTPTRVVVGSGSPQIMLRDPRLDQLLEAHQQAGGASQMPSGFLRNATFEGPTR comes from the coding sequence ATGAATCAGACAATGACGGTTCGTGAGCAGGTGTCCGCACTGGCGGATGGTCATTTGCAGGGCGAGGACTTCGCGCGGGCCATCGAGGCTGTCTGCGCGGACGACGAGGCCCATCGGGCTTGGCGTGCCTATCACGTGGTGGGCGATGTGTTGCGCGCGGGCGCGCATTCGCCGTGCAGCGATGGCAATGCGTTCCTTGTCCGCCTTCAACAACGCCTGGCGGCGGAGCCCGTCGCCGCGGCAGCCCCGGTTGTGGCGCCCGCCCAGGTGTCGGTTCACGCGGTGCGGCACAAAGCCGACGCGGCCAATGAGCCGGTCTTTCGCTGGAAGCTTGTGGCCGGCGCCGCTTCGCTGGTGGCCGTCGCCGCGATCAGCTGGACGCTGGTCGGGAACGGTGCCGCCGTTCCGTCGCAGGGTGCCCAGATGGCAGTCCAGCAGCAACCGGCAGCCAACTCGGTGCTCGCGGCCGCTGCCACTGGCAACCAGTCGCCCGCTGCTGCGCCGCTGACGCCGACCCGCGTGGTGGTCGGGAGCGGGAGCCCGCAGATCATGCTGCGCGATCCGCGGCTCGATCAGTTGCTCGAAGCGCACCAGCAAGCGGGCGGCGCTTCGCAAATGCCCTCAGGTTTCCTGCGCAACGCGACCTTCGAAGGCCCGACGCGCTGA
- the rpoE gene encoding RNA polymerase sigma factor RpoE: MTTSPPPVPPDSGLTDVSAEAPRPGEVDLQLVQRTVAGDQKAFELLVIKYQRRIERLIGRMVRDVDLVEDIAQETFIRAYRALHQFRGDAQFYTWLYRIAVNTAKKALVDMKRDPTISESAMRPSSEEDDETYRPGNEPISDETPESVLAANEIARVVEAAMEALPSELRQAVTLREIEGMSYEEIAEVMDCPIGTVRSRIFRAREAISARVKPLLDNQSGKRW; encoded by the coding sequence ATGACCACTTCTCCGCCGCCAGTGCCACCGGACTCCGGCTTGACCGATGTGTCCGCCGAAGCGCCGCGCCCCGGTGAAGTCGACCTGCAGCTGGTCCAGCGCACGGTCGCGGGTGACCAGAAGGCATTCGAACTGCTGGTCATCAAATACCAGCGCCGGATCGAGCGCCTGATCGGGCGCATGGTGCGCGACGTCGACCTGGTCGAGGACATCGCGCAGGAAACCTTCATTCGCGCCTACCGCGCGCTCCACCAGTTCCGCGGTGACGCGCAGTTCTACACCTGGCTTTACCGGATCGCGGTGAATACCGCCAAGAAGGCGCTGGTCGACATGAAGCGCGACCCGACCATTTCCGAAAGCGCCATGCGGCCGTCTTCTGAAGAGGACGATGAAACTTACCGGCCCGGAAACGAACCAATCAGCGACGAAACCCCCGAATCGGTCCTGGCGGCAAATGAAATTGCCCGCGTGGTCGAGGCGGCCATGGAAGCGCTGCCGTCCGAGTTGCGCCAGGCTGTCACCCTGCGCGAGATCGAGGGCATGAGTTACGAAGAGATTGCCGAGGTCATGGATTGCCCGATCGGCACCGTGCGCTCGCGTATTTTCCGGGCGCGCGAGGCCATTTCGGCCAGGGTCAAACCGCTGCTGGACAACCAGTCCGGCAAGCGTTGGTAG